The following are encoded in a window of Francisella tularensis subsp. tularensis genomic DNA:
- a CDS encoding glycosyl hydrolase family 18 protein: MRKLFINLILLTLIFPLILQAELLSDSDSSSSKSLLPNRTIAGFLDIRTPGSTTRVDMQKVKKDGYNVMIVAYGEVYDDNIGFYTNSVTSTQTIIDKIRDAKKAGMKVLLAVGGSPNTFHPGVKQGAPDPKIFGNDLTDAQIKSLANNIVSFLNKNDIDGILYCIKKFTSPEFITKLSADIKKINAKIIIAAEPEVNNYKLVTTGLSNDYDKAIEDGNIDYLFIQEYNTYPEYDPNFISESYPKIIESVNIPIKTKILIEEPTNAVSGGTNTIYHPQGNATKSLSTEQAIKLLLPQLEKLKFKPRFAGVAGWSLNTDYAADLYGDSSHNAGAFAKGLSACIYKNTCTEIDNQIHGPVVAGILPLWGKSSSYNISGQQINTIPISISMPKDKEYCDYNPNVCKYNVIIAAYLTYTSSKGFELSFNEENGSSKKIYSPEELKAFITYMNSKGKHTIVSIGGKYSHINWETINFSDLVKIVQEYGFNGINFDLSSSDMPKNDKVAKIAADKINKLITALRQNNHGFWLTFSPEWHYIVAPLAKNDKDNIYVNHNYIELLDSLGMNKIDYIWLNTFADKPSDGILSFYKDKDGEHIKITPADGYAKFLASLAWALTTREGYDANMPKYDEIDKPLHIPANKLVLMIPATKGTTHSDMVYVLSEKDIKEVVSLMKGNNASFAGFAVWSIDFDATNINNGDLGNDYSHKPWSTTAAISDISLPPIVSQLKDQIKQETKATSPIQEQEQSINTGIINYPDKIGAYNVDTIINFQDKKYKCKSNLEVKLCNDKGYIPNGLYGYLAWDEIDSAKQTKVKRKQRKLAVGEIVKYPKFIGNYNVGQIVIAGDRKFECQKQELCNDKSYRPIGKSGYLAWSDITDDVAHLATEAKQVKPKGAEYIYPFGIEDYSAGTVVAIGQELYRCKVGPESSLCNSEAYKPTGKYGTDAWTKIDSK, encoded by the coding sequence ATGAGAAAACTTTTTATAAATCTTATATTGCTCACTTTAATATTTCCGTTAATTTTGCAGGCTGAGCTACTATCTGATTCAGATTCTAGCAGTTCTAAGTCACTACTACCGAATAGAACAATTGCAGGATTCCTTGATATTCGTACTCCAGGTTCAACAACAAGGGTTGATATGCAAAAGGTTAAAAAAGACGGCTACAATGTGATGATAGTTGCCTATGGAGAGGTATATGATGATAATATAGGGTTTTATACTAATTCTGTAACTTCTACACAGACTATAATAGACAAAATTCGTGACGCTAAGAAAGCTGGTATGAAAGTACTATTAGCTGTTGGTGGAAGTCCTAATACTTTTCATCCTGGGGTTAAGCAAGGTGCTCCAGATCCGAAAATATTTGGTAATGATTTAACTGATGCGCAAATAAAATCATTAGCTAATAATATAGTTAGCTTTTTAAATAAAAATGATATTGACGGAATTTTATACTGTATTAAAAAATTTACATCACCTGAATTTATTACAAAACTTTCTGCGGATATAAAAAAGATTAATGCAAAAATTATAATTGCTGCTGAACCAGAAGTTAATAATTATAAATTAGTAACAACAGGGTTAAGTAATGATTATGATAAAGCTATAGAAGATGGTAATATAGATTATCTTTTTATACAAGAGTATAATACATATCCTGAGTATGATCCAAATTTTATTTCTGAAAGTTATCCAAAAATTATTGAAAGTGTAAATATTCCTATTAAAACAAAAATTTTGATAGAAGAGCCAACAAATGCTGTTTCTGGCGGAACAAATACTATATATCACCCACAAGGAAATGCTACAAAATCATTATCGACTGAGCAAGCAATAAAACTATTATTACCGCAACTTGAGAAGCTGAAATTTAAACCAAGGTTTGCTGGTGTTGCGGGGTGGTCATTAAATACCGATTATGCTGCTGATCTGTATGGAGATTCTTCACATAATGCCGGAGCCTTTGCAAAGGGACTTAGTGCATGCATTTATAAAAATACTTGTACAGAAATAGATAATCAAATACATGGGCCAGTTGTTGCTGGGATTTTACCACTATGGGGTAAAAGTAGTTCTTATAATATTTCTGGTCAGCAGATAAATACTATACCTATAAGTATATCGATGCCAAAAGATAAAGAGTATTGTGATTATAACCCCAATGTTTGCAAATATAATGTAATTATAGCGGCATATTTAACTTATACTAGTAGCAAAGGATTTGAACTATCTTTTAATGAAGAGAATGGTAGTTCTAAGAAGATATATTCTCCAGAAGAGTTAAAAGCCTTCATAACTTATATGAATTCAAAAGGAAAGCATACTATTGTTTCTATTGGTGGCAAATATTCTCATATTAACTGGGAGACAATAAATTTTAGTGATCTTGTAAAAATTGTTCAAGAATATGGTTTTAATGGCATAAATTTTGATTTAAGTAGTTCTGATATGCCTAAGAATGATAAGGTAGCAAAAATAGCTGCTGATAAAATAAATAAATTAATCACAGCATTGAGACAAAATAACCATGGTTTTTGGTTAACTTTCTCTCCTGAATGGCACTATATAGTTGCACCCTTAGCTAAAAATGACAAAGATAATATCTATGTCAATCATAATTATATTGAGCTGTTAGATAGTCTTGGTATGAATAAAATAGACTATATTTGGCTTAATACATTTGCAGATAAACCCTCTGATGGAATCTTGAGTTTTTACAAAGATAAGGATGGCGAGCACATAAAGATTACTCCTGCTGATGGTTATGCTAAGTTTCTGGCATCACTTGCGTGGGCTTTGACGACGCGAGAAGGATATGATGCAAATATGCCAAAATATGATGAAATTGATAAACCTTTACATATTCCTGCCAATAAGCTAGTCTTAATGATTCCTGCTACCAAAGGTACTACACATAGCGACATGGTATATGTGCTGTCAGAAAAAGATATCAAAGAGGTAGTTTCTTTGATGAAAGGAAATAATGCTTCTTTTGCAGGTTTTGCAGTTTGGAGTATCGATTTTGATGCAACTAATATTAATAATGGTGATTTGGGTAATGACTATAGTCATAAGCCTTGGAGTACAACAGCAGCAATTTCAGATATTAGTTTACCACCTATTGTTTCACAATTAAAAGATCAGATAAAGCAAGAAACAAAAGCTACATCACCAATACAAGAACAGGAGCAAAGTATAAATACTGGAATTATAAACTATCCTGATAAAATTGGCGCTTATAATGTTGATACTATCATAAATTTCCAAGATAAAAAATATAAGTGCAAATCTAATTTAGAAGTTAAACTTTGTAATGATAAAGGATACATTCCAAATGGACTATATGGTTATCTTGCTTGGGATGAGATTGATAGCGCTAAACAAACTAAAGTAAAACGTAAACAACGTAAGCTTGCTGTTGGTGAAATAGTTAAATACCCAAAATTTATTGGAAATTATAATGTTGGACAAATTGTTATTGCTGGAGATAGAAAATTTGAATGTCAAAAGCAAGAGTTATGTAATGATAAATCATACCGACCTATAGGTAAAAGTGGATATCTTGCTTGGAGTGATATAACTGATGATGTAGCTCATTTAGCAACTGAAGCTAAACAAGTTAAACCAAAAGGTGCAGAGTATATTTATCCATTTGGTATTGAGGATTATAGTGCTGGTACGGTAGTTGCTATTGGTCAAGAGCTATATCGTTGTAAGGTTGGTCCTGAATCTAGCTTGTGTAATAGTGAAGCTTATAAACCAACTGGTAAGTATGGTACAGATGCTTGGACAAAAATAGATAGTAAATAA
- the grxD gene encoding Grx4 family monothiol glutaredoxin: MYTPEEQKVVERIEKQLKENDIILYMKGSPNLPQCGFSAHAATAIRSCGKPFAFVNILENPDIRAILPKYADWPTFPQLWVKGELIGGCDIIMEMNESGELKKLIDSVK, from the coding sequence ATGTACACTCCAGAAGAACAAAAAGTAGTTGAACGAATTGAAAAGCAATTAAAAGAAAATGATATTATTTTATACATGAAAGGTTCACCAAATCTTCCACAGTGCGGTTTTTCTGCGCATGCAGCAACGGCAATTAGATCATGTGGTAAGCCATTTGCTTTTGTAAATATTCTTGAGAACCCTGATATAAGAGCTATCTTACCAAAATATGCTGACTGGCCAACATTCCCTCAACTTTGGGTAAAAGGCGAACTAATAGGCGGCTGCGATATAATTATGGAAATGAATGAATCTGGCGAACTAAAAAAATTAATTGACTCTGTAAAATAA
- a CDS encoding superoxide dismutase — MKFELPKLPYAVDALESTISKETIEYHYGKHHQTYVTNLNNLVEGTEHDGRNLEEIVKTSNGGIFNNAAQVFNHTFYWNCLTPNKTEASSQLKAALIETFGSVENFKEQFSKAAIATFGSGWAWLVKNTEGKLEIVTTSNAGCPLTENKKPLLTFDVWEHAYYIDYRNARPKYVEALWDIVNWQFVSEQFAD; from the coding sequence ATGAAATTTGAATTACCAAAACTACCTTACGCTGTTGATGCATTAGAGTCAACAATATCAAAAGAAACAATAGAGTATCACTATGGTAAACATCATCAAACATATGTAACTAATCTAAATAATTTAGTTGAGGGTACAGAGCACGATGGCAGAAACCTAGAAGAAATCGTAAAAACTTCTAATGGCGGAATATTTAATAACGCTGCTCAAGTTTTTAATCATACTTTTTACTGGAATTGTTTAACTCCAAACAAAACAGAAGCTTCAAGTCAGTTAAAAGCAGCATTGATCGAGACATTTGGTTCTGTAGAAAATTTTAAAGAACAATTCTCTAAGGCAGCTATTGCAACATTTGGTTCTGGTTGGGCTTGGTTAGTAAAAAATACTGAAGGTAAACTTGAAATAGTAACTACAAGTAACGCTGGTTGCCCATTAACAGAGAACAAAAAGCCATTGCTAACTTTTGATGTTTGGGAGCACGCATACTATATTGATTATCGTAATGCTAGACCTAAATATGTTGAAGCATTATGGGATATCGTAAACTGGCAATTTGTTTCTGAGCAATTCGCTGATTAG